The Nitrospira sp. genome includes the window ACCTCTCCGATTCCTCCCGCCCTGCTGGAGGAAATCGAAACATTTGAGGCGGAAGCCCTTCGCACCATGGCGGGGGAAGTCTCGAACGATCTCTTCAAGCCGTTTCGGTTGCAGTACGGGATTTATGGGCAGCGTCAGCCTGGCGTGCAGATGGTCCGCATCAAAATTCCGTTCGGGGGGATCTCGGCGAATCAGCTCCGGCGAGTTGCTGAGCTGGCCGACCGCCATGCCACCGCCGTCGGGCATGTCACGACGCGCCAGGACATTCAGATGCACTTTGTCGAGTTGAAGGACGTGCCGACCATCATGCGCGGCCTGGCCGAGGTGGGGCTGACGACGCGTGAAGCGTGCGCCAATACGGTTCGTAACGTCACGGCTTGTCATTTGGCCGGGGTCTGCCAGGGGGAAGTCTTCGATGTGACGCCCTACGCGAAGACCATCGCCTATCATCTGTTGCGCAATCCGTTGAATCAAAGTCTGCCGAGAAAGTTCAAGATCGCGCTGTCCGGCTGCAAACAGGACTGCGCCCTGACGCCGATTCATGACGTCGGTTTGCTGGCCGCCAAACGTGCCGACGGGACGATCGGGTTTCGCATGGTCGCAGGCGGCGGCTTGGGGTCGGCTCCACGCATCGCCCAAGTGCTGCGAGAATTTACTCCGATGGAAGAATTGCTGCCAAGCATCGAAGCCGTCATTAAGGTGTTCGATACGCTCGGAAACCGTAAGAACCGCAACAAGGCCCGCATGAAATTCGTCATCGAAAAGCTGGGATTCGATGAATTTAAGCGGCGCTGGGAAGCTGCCTACGAATCGATGGGGTACGCCACACCATCGCATGAGCCGATCAAGCTGCTTACCTATGCGGACGAGCCTGTGCCGCTCATCATGCCGACGCGGAATGGATCCGGCCCCTCGTCGTCGAATGGGTCTGGTTCTGGCATCGGGCACGAAACGCCTTTTGAAATGTGGAAGCGGACGAATGTCGTCAAACAGAAGCAGCCCGGGTATGTCACGGCGGCGATCAAGCTGTTCATGGGCGATCTGACATCTGAGCAAATGCTTGGCGTGGCGGACCTCGCGGAGCGGTACGCCAACGGGAACATCCGGACCACCATCAATCAGAACATGGTGATTCGGTGGATCCCGGAATCGCAGATCGAATCGCTGCACGCGGATCTTGTCGCGCAGGGGCTGGCCGATCCGGGCGCCGAACTTGTCGAAGACATCATCGCTTGCCCCGGAACCGATACGTGCGGTCTGGGCATTACCTCATCCAAAGGGCTCGCGCGCGCATTGGGCGAAGTGTTCCCGGCCGGCCGGGTGCCCGAAGATCTCTCGGACGTCAGTATCAAGATTAGCGGCTGTCACAACTCCTGCGCCCAACACCACATCTCGACGATCGGGTTACATGGCGTCGGGAAGCGGTTGGGGGAGCACGTGGCGCCGCATTATGAGCTGCACCTCGGGGGGCAAGTAGATGGTACTCCGAAGATCGGGCAGATGACGGTCAAGCTGCCGGCGAAGTCTGTGCCGGCGGCCCTGTCGCATCTTGTCACCGTGTATAGGCGGGATCGCCTGCCAAAGGAAAATCTGTCCGCCTTCATCGCGCGTGCCGGGAAAAATAAACTCAAGGACGAGCTGATTCCCTACACCATCGTTCCCGCGTATAAGGACGATCCCACATTCTACTACGACTGGGAAGGAGAAGCAGAGTTCATCCTGGAGGATCTCGGTCCCGGCGAATGCGCCGGCGGTGCGCTGGAGATGATTGAGAACGGGATTCTTGAGGCAGACCAGGAGCTGTATCAGGCCAAGTTGCTGGTCGAGAACCACCAGTATTCCGTGTCGGTGAATAAGTCGTACCGTGCCGTGCTGGCGGCGGCCAAAGCGATGTTGGTCACGGAAGGGCTTGAGCCCTCGACCGACTCGGAAACATTCATTGAGTTCGATCGCCGGATCGCGCAGAAGGGCGTCATCCCTGCGCAGTATCGCGAGCTCAATAAGAAAGTAGGCGATCTCGGGCCGAAAGATACGACCGCGGAGTCGGCGCGTGACAAGATGGTCTTCGCGAAGGGGTTCGTCGATGCTTGCCGCGCGGCGACAGAGCAGATGGGGAAAGATTTGAAGCTTGCGCCGGCCCAAGAAACCGTAGCACCTGTGAAAGCAGCGGTTGCGGCGGCGCCGGTCGTGTCGGCCGCTCCTGCGTCAACCGGAGCGCCGGTGTACGATCTCCGCGGGGTCGCCTGTCCGCTGAATTATGTGAAGACGAAGCTCAAACTTGAAATGATGGACGCGGGCGAAAAGCTCGAAGTCTGGTTGGACGCCGGTGAGCCGATCAAGAATGTGCCGATGAGTTTGAAGAACGACGGGCATCTTCTGCTCCTCCAGGAAGCGCTGGAGCCGGAGGCCGCGCACTATCGCATTCTCGTGGAAAAAGTTGAAGGCTAAGGGAGTCAGAGCAAGGTATGTCTAGTGGTGGAAGTCCAGAGATGGTGGCGGAGCTGAAACGCGCGAGCGACGCGTTTGAATCTCAGCAGCCCCAAGATGTGTTGAAGGACACGATCAAGCGGTTCGCTCCAAAGATTGTCGTCGCCTGCAGTTTCGGTGCGGAAGATGTCGTGTTGGTCGATATGGTGCATCGCATCGATCCCACGATTCCGCTGTTCTACTTGGACACGGATTTTTTGTTTCCCGAAACCTATGCGACCCGTGATCGCATCATTCAGCAGTATGCGCTGCAGCCGACACAGGTCATTCAGGTGCAGTCGTTGCTGACCCCGGATCAGCAGGCGGCGCAGCATGGGGCGGCGCTCTGGTCGACGGAGCCGGATCGCTGCTGCCAGTTACGGAAGGTGGAACCGCTGACGCGTGTGTTGAAGGGGTATGAGGCCTGGATCACCGGAATCCGCCGGGATCAGTCGCCGACGAGAGCCAATGCGGGGTTGATCGAATGGGACAGCAAGTTCCAATTGGTCAAAGTGAATCCGCTGGCTCGCTGGACCTGGGCCGACGTGTGGACTTACATCAAGGTCTATGAGGTGCCCTACAACCCGCTGCATGATCAGAATTATCCGAGCATCGGGTGCACCCATTGCACTGCGCCGGTGGCGCCGGGAGAAGATCCGCGTGCCGGACGTTGGAAAACATTTACCAAGACCGAGTGTGGGCTCCACAAGACCTAATATGCTTATTCAAGATTTTATTGCAAAAATTGCCAAGGGGCCCAGAGCCTCCAAAGACCTGACGTGGGATGAATCCAAACAGGTCATGAAGCTCTTGATCGAAGGCCAGGCGACGCAGGCGCAGATCGGCGCCTTTCTCATGGCGATGCGATTCAAGATGGAATCGGTCTCGGAGCTGGCGGCCTTTACGGCGGCGGCGCGCGCCTATGTCGCTCCGCTGTCGATTCCCAAAGAGTTGGCCGTGGTGGATGTGCCGAGCTATGCCGGCAAGTCAGAGACCTTCCATGGCTTGATTGCCGGAGCGATCGTGGCGGCGTCCGCGGGCGCGGCGATCGTGATGCATGGGTATGACGGCATTCCCGGGCGTCCGGGTGCTGCGGGTGTTTTGAAGGCACTCGGGGTTCCGGTCGATCTCGACCCGAAGATGGCCGGCGAGGCAGTCACAAAAAAAGGATTCGTCTATCTCGATATCGGGATGTACCATCCGCCGCTCTATCGGTTCCTGGAGATGCGTCAGGAAATCGGGGTGCGCAACCTCTTTCATCCGATTGCCCGTTTACTGAATCCTTCGCGGGCAGCCGCGCAAGTGATCGGGTTATCGCATCCGCCTCATTTCGAAAAAACGGCAGAAGTGTTGCGGATGATGGGCTGTCCGCGGGCGCTGGTCATTCGGGGCGTCGAAGGCGATCCGGAGCTCTCCGTCACGGCGGCGACCCGGGTATTGGAGTTGCGGGATGAGCGGATCACTCCGTTAGGGATTTCGCCGAAGGATTTCGGATTGGCGCTGGGCACCTCTCGCGACATGGCCGGGTTCCCTCCGGGCCAGCAGGATAAGGAAGCGGAGCTGCTGCGACGAATTATTCAGAATCAGATTCCGGGCGGTCCGAAAGATTGGGTCTTGATGAATGCGGCGTTGCTGCTGTATGCCGCCGGCAAAGGGGCTACGTTACCGGCCTGTCTGCCGATGGCACGAGTCGCTCTTGAAAGCGGCGCAGCCGGACGCAAGCTGGATGAACTGGTGCAGGCGCCTCTTGCGGCGGGTAAGCGGGGATAACTAACAGGCTGTTCAGGAAGGCTGCCCAGCAAGGCCGCAGCCAGCGAAGAGGCGAGGCGTACTCTTGTGGTACGTGGAGTCTCTGAGCGCCGCGAGAACGCTGCTGGTGGACTTTATCAACAGCCTGCTAATGGAAAGGTCGTCGGTCGTGAACCATCTTCGTCAGTTGGAAGATCAAAGCGTCTACATTCTTCGCGAGGCCTACAAGAATTTCGACAATTTGGGCATGCTCTGGTCGATGGGCAAAGATTCGACGGTGCTGCTCTGGCTCGCCCGCAAGGCTTTCTTTGGGCAGGTGCCTTTCCCATTGCTCCACGTCGATACGAGTTACAAAATTCCCGCCATGATCGAATACCGCGATCGGATTGCGCGGGAATGGCGTTTGGATTTGGTGGTGGGGCAAAACAAAGAAGCCTTGGCGGCGGGCATGAATCATACAATGGGCCGTGTCGCCTGTTGTACCGCCCTCAAGACGAACGGGCTGAAGCAACTGATCGAGCAGAAGGGGTACACCGGTATTATTCTCGGTGTGCGGGCGGACGAAGAGGGGACGAGAGCGAAGGAACGGTATTTTTCGCCCCGCGATAAGCATGGCGACTGGGATTTCCGCGATCAGCCGCCCGAATTGTGGAATCAGTTCAAGACGACCTTCCCACCCGGCACCCATATTCGCATCCATCCGTTGCTGGATTGGACGGAGATCAATATCTGGGAGTACATCAAGTACGAAAATATTCCCTTCATGGATTTGTATCTCGACAAGGGCGAGGGCACTCGCTATCGGAGCCTCGGTTGCGCGCCCTGTACCACGCCCATCAAGTCGACCGCGAAGACGGTCGACGAGATCATCGACGAATTGCGTCACACGACGGTGGCCGAACGGGCCGGCCGCGCCCAGGATGAGGGGCGAGGCATGGAGCTGCTCCGAAAAGACGGGTACATGTAACGAGGATGATGAAAAAGGTCCCCAACTTCGTTCTCGGCTCATCGAAATCCTCAACGTACCGCAGAGGGTACGCTTCCGGTTTCGACTCGCCTCGGGCCTTGTTGGATGGCCTTTTTGATCATCCTCTATAAGAGAAGGTAACTATGGATAATCAAACACAGAAGCCCTCGGAGAGTTTGAATATCGTCATTGTCGGGCATGTCGATCACGGCAAGTCTACCTTGCTGGGACGGCTTTATGCCGACACCGGGTCATTGCCTGATGGCAAGCTCGAGAAGGTGCAGGCGATCTGCCGCCAGCAGGGCAAGGAGTTTGAGTATGCCTTCCTGTTCGATGCCTTCCTGGAAGAGCAAGAGCAAGGAATCACGATTGATACGGCGCGCACCTTCTTCATCTGGAAGGGGCGCCAGTACATCATCATCGATGCTCCGGGCCACAAGGAATTTCTCAAGAATATGATCTCGGGCGCTGCGCGCGCGGAGGCGGCGCTGCTGCTGATCGATGCGTTGGAGGGTGTGAAGGAGCAATCCAAGAAACATGGCTATCTGCTATCGCTGCTGGGTGTCCGGCAGTTCGCCGTGGTCGTCAATAAGATGGACTTGGTCGGGTATCGGCAGGATGTGTTCGACGGTATCGAGAAAGAGTATCGCGAGTTTCTTGGCCAGTTTAAGGCCGTGCCGGAATGCATTATTCCGGTGAGCGCCAAGCTCGGCGATAACATCGCGAATCGCAGTACCCACATGGCGTGGTACACCGGCCCGACGGTATTGGATCAGCTGAGTCGTTTCAAGAAGGAAGCGGCACGATCGGAACAGCCGCTGCGGTTCCCTGTCCAGGACGTATATAAATTCGATGCTCGCCGCATCGTCGCCGGTCGCATTACCGCCGGGAAGTTGAAAGTCGGCGATCACCTGGTGTTCTCCCCGTCGAACAAGCGGGCCAATATCCGGTCGGTCGAAGCCTTCAACATCGATCCGCCGCTGACGGAAGGCTATGCCGGTCAATCGATCGGCATTACGCTCGACGAGCAGATCTTCGTGGAGCGCGGAGAGATTGCCACGCATCAGGACCATCTGCCGTCTGTCTCGACGGCGTTTCGCGCCAATCTGTTTTGGCTGGGGAAGCGTCCGCTGGAGCGCGGCCGCAAATATCAGCTGCGGGTGGCCAATAAAGAAGTCGACTGCGAAGTGGCGACCATTCACCGGATTATCGACACGATGGATCTGGCGCAGCAACAGGGGAGCACGACGGTCAACAAGAATCAGGTGGCTGAACTGACATTGCGGACGAAGACGCCGGTCGCGTTCGATCTCTCGGCCTCGTTTGAAGCGACCGGACGGTTTGTCCTCGTCGATGAATATGATATCGCCGGCGGCGGCATCGTCACGGAACTGATTCACGATGATCAAGAGATTTTGCGGGAGGAAGCCCGGCGCAGAGATTTCGCCTGGGTCAAAGGCGAAGTCGGCGTCGAGGACCGTGCGCGGCAGTACGGGCATCGTGCCGCCATCGTTCTGTTTACCGGTGGGCGACATACGGGGAAGTCCCTGCTCGCCAGGCAGTTAGAGGGACGGCTCGTGGCTGACGGGCGGCATGCCTATCTGCTGGACGGAGAGAATCTTCGCCGCGGACTCGATGCAGATTTGACTGACGAGGAACGAGGGCAGACCGATGAAATGGCCAGGCGGTATGGTGAAGTCGCTCGGTTGCTCATCGATACCGGGTTGATCGTGGTCTCCACCACCAATCCATTCGGCATGCACTATAAAGAGGCTGTGCAGGCGATCCGGACGCTCGTCCATCCTGCCCCGGTGATCGCGGTCCACATGAGCAAGACCAGTGAAGAGCCGCCGCCGAATACGGACATTGTCTTGAGCGGACCGACGGATCTGGATAAAGCCTCCAAGCAAATTATGGACGAGCTTAAGAAACGGGGTGTACTGGCTCAGGCGATCGGGGCCAAGCCGACCTTTCAGTATTCGATTTAGTGCGCGAGGTCGAAAGAAAGAGGGTTCCGCAAAGTTCATTTTCTTACGGGACCCCCACCTTTCGCTTGGTTTGACTCCCCAGAAACCGCTGTGTTACCGTACCGCCCTGCATCGTTTAGCCTGTGGATAGAAAGACTTGTATGGCGGCTGACAAAGACCTCAAGACCATTCTTGGCAAACTGAAGTATTCCGATGATGCCAAGGTCGTCCAGCAAATTACCGAGCAGACCAAACAGGTCCATGCCCGCATGGCCGGCATCAAGTACAAGCTGGCGGTCATGAGCGGGAAGGGCGGCGTCGGGAAGAGCATGACCACGGTCAACTTGGCCTTGGCGTTTGCCCGGCAAGGTGCGAAAGTCGGATTGCTCGATGTCGATTTGAACGGGCCCTGCGTGCCGCGCATGCTCGGTCTGCATGGGCAATCATTGAAGATGACTCCGCAGGGGGCCATCCCTCCGGTTGGCCCGCTTGGCGTGAAAGTAGCGTCGATGGACTTCTTTCTCGACGATGCGTCGCCGGTTCGGTGGAAGGGGCCGATGGATGTGAGTCCGGTCTGGCTCGGCTTGATGGAAATGAATGTGATTCGGGAATTTCTCTCCGATGTGATATGGGGCGAGCTGGACTATCTGCTTGCCGATCTGCCTCCCGGGGCGGCAGCCGATAAGCCGCCGGTGATCGCCGGGTTTATCCCCGACCTGGCCGGAGCCATTGTCGTGACGACACCTTCCGAAGTGGCGTCGGATGTGGTGCAGAAATCGGTGACCTATGCGCGAGACATGGGCATCAAAGTCTTGGGCATCGTCGAAAATATGAGCGAGTATCGGTGTCCGTCCTGCGGTGAAGTCAATGAGTTGTTTGAAGGCAACACCGAAGCGATGTGCGAAGCGCTCGATCTTCCGCTCCTCGGGAGGGTTCCGTTTGATCGAAAAATCGCCCGGACATTCGATAAGGGCCAGCCGTTGCTCGACGAAACTTATCCGACCATTCAGCGGTACCAGGAAATAGCCGGGCGGATCCGCACGTTGCTCGATTACAAGAAGGTGTTGGCGGATAAGCTGTGATCCGAGAGATGCGAGAGGAGTTCCTATGAAATTTGTTTGTCTCAATTGCGAAACCTATATGAATTTCGAAAAAGTTGAAAAGCCCGGCGAGGGATCGCTGGGCGTCTTTTTCGGCTGCCCATCCTGCAACGCCAAGTTCTCGATGGTGACCAATCCCGGCGAAACGCAGATGGTCAGCTCCCTCGGAGTCAAATTAGGCGGTCGCACGGTGGCGGCTGAGCCATTTGAAATGACGCGGGGCACGCTCAAGGATGAGGCCCAGGCCGGAGCCGGGCAGATGGGCGCCTATCTGAACGAAAAGATCCAGGGCGGGCAGCCGGTGGCGGCGTCAGCGGCGACACCGGAAAAAGCCGGAGAAAAAGCGAGCGGCGGTTGTCCCTTCTCCGCGATGGTTGCGGAAATGGGCTTGACGGGCACCGGGAAGCCGGGCAATGGAACTGCTCCCGCATCCTCAGACTTCACATGGACGGCCGATGCCAAAGAAAAGCTCGATCGGCTGCCGGCTTTCGTGAAACCGATGGTGCAGAGCAGCGTCGAGGCCTATGCGCGGAAGAACGGATTCAAATCCATCACGTTGCAAGTCATGGATGATTCAAAGACCGACTCGCCGAATGGGATGACCTGGTCACGGGAAGCCGAGCAGCGGCTGGAGAACATCCCCGACTTCATTCGGCCCATGGCGAGAAAAGAGATTGAACGTGTGGCCAAAGAGCGCGGCCTGGTGACGATCACCGCGCAAGTCATGGACGAGACCAAAGACAAATTCATGAAGTTCATGTGAGTACGAACTTCATGCAGCGGGGTTCTCAAGGGCCCATCCGGCACCCCGGATGGGCCCTTCCTTTACCAGACTTGGTGCAGTCAGCGATTCGAGCGAATTCCGTCGCGATGTGGGCGCTATTCCTCTTTTTCATGGTCGCATTCCTCGGCTTAGACGGCGCACTCTTGTTTGCTCAGCATGGTGAGCCGGGTCATGAGGCGGCTGCCGTGGGTTCATCGGATCATGGGCACGATCATCACGCGCTCACTCTTTCACCGGACAGCTGGGAAGGATCGAAGGCCGGTATGGCCTATTCGGAGTTCAATCATCATCTCGCCGGACTCTTCGTGCTCCTGATCGGCTTTACTGAGATGGCGCAGGCGCTGCGGTCTTCCTCGCTTGGCTGGGCGAGAATGCTTCTGCCGGTGGCCTTGCTGGGAATGGCTGCCTTTCTGCTGATTTGGAGCGATCATCAGGCCTGGCCCATCGGACCGCTGAGTTTCGCCGAGACATTTTTCGGCAACGATCATGAAATTCTCCAGCATAAGACCTATGGCCTCCTTGCCCTGACCGTGGGCCTGATTGAACTGTATCGGCGTCTTGATCGGTTGTCCCACGTCAGCTGGATGATCCCGCTTCCGCTGTTTGCCATGATCGGCGGGATCATGTTGTTTGCCCATTCCCACGGTGCCCATCCCGCCGCCCAAAAGATTGCGATGCATCATGCCGTCATGGGCACACTGGCGGTGTCGGCCGGTTCCAGCAAGCTCGCTTCCGCGTGGAGAGGCGCCTTCATGGGATGGTCTCGCTCCCGTTGGGAGACGATCTGGGCTGGTCTCATCCTTCTCATTGGTCTCCAGCTTCTGGTTTACTCCGAATAGCCTGGGCCATTTCTGCGCGGTTCCCGATTGATTGACACCTTTCAAAGGCCTATGCTACGTCTACGACGGTGGGGCATACAGCCGTAAGCTGTGGCCTCGCATCAGTTGAGAGCTCCAAAGACACAGACGAGGGACACATGGGTGGACATAGCCATTGGGCGACGATCAAGCGGTATAAGGGCGCGCAGGACGTCAAGCGCGGAAAGGTTTTTACCAGAATCATCCGCGAAATCGCCATTGCCGCTCGCACCGGTGGTGACCCCGACAGCAATCCGCGCCTCCGCCTGTCGATCGCAAAGGCCAAAGAAGCCAACATGCCCGGCGACACGATTAAGAAAGCCATCCAGCGCGGAACGGGAGAACTTCCCGGCGTGGCGTATGAGGAATATGCGTTGGAAGGCTACGGGCCCGGTGGCACCGCGGTCTTGCTCGAAATCACCAGCGACAACCGCAACCGGACTGTGGCGGAGATCCGCAATCTTTTCACGAAAAATCATGGCAATATGGCGGAAGCCGGGGCGGTGGCCTGGCAGTTCCACAAGAAGGGCCTCCTGACGATCGACAAGGGGAAGGCCGACGAAGACCAGTTACTCACGCTGGCACTCGAAGCCGGCGCAGAGGATGTGAAGGTGGGCGACAAAACCTTCGAAGTGATCTGCGGCACCCACGAGTTCGAAGCCGTGAAAAAGGCTTTAGCGGATGCCAAGATCGAGACCACGCTCGCCGAAATCACCTTTATTCCCCAGAATACGATCCGCCTCGAAGAAAAAGCCGCCGAACAGATGCTCAAGTTGATGGAAGCCATGGACGAGCACGATGACGTCCAGAAGGTCCATGCCAATTTCGATATCTCTGAAGAAGTGATGGAGAAGGTGGCCGCCGCCGCGGCGGGATAAGTGCCGACTTGTCGAGCCGTTATCTGCCACCCGAGACGTGAGTCGCAATGATCGCCTTTCTAACGGGGCGGCTGGCTTTTAAGGCGCCGACCCACCTCACGTTGGATGTGCAGGGTGTGGGCTACGAAGTCCATATTCCGCTGAGCACCTATTACGCTCTGCCGAATCTCGACGAAGTCGCCGCGCTCAATATTCACACCCATTTGCGCGAAGACGCGATCCAGCTGTTCGGCTTTCTTTCACTGAGCGAGAAAGAAGCCTTCTTGTTGTTAACGACGGTTTCCGGTATTGGCCCGAAACTCGCGCTCGGGGTCTTGTCTGGGCTTCCACTCGCCGAGCTTGTCCGCGCCATTCAAACCGAGGATGTCGAGAAGCTGGCCACGATTCCGGGGATCGGGAAGAAGACGGCCGCGCGCATCGCCCTCGAACTTAAAGAGAAGATCGTGAAGATCCATTCCGGTCTGCCTTCCGCCACGATCGAGGAACCAGCGGTCCCGGCAGGTCCTTATGATGATGCACTGTCGGCTCTTGTCAATCTTGGCTATCGCCCTCAAGATGTCAAAGACGCCCTGAAGCGAGTCGCTAAGACGGTCGAGAGCCAGGCCGGTCTCAAGGAATTGATTCGAGAGGGCTTGAAAGAACTTGCGAGGGGGTGAACGATGGGTAACTCTATGCGCGTGCGAGCGATGGTTCAGTGCGGTGTCGTGGTGGGCTCTCTCTTCGGACTCCCGCTTGCCGGATGGGCGCAGGACGCCGGCGAGCAGAAGAGCATTCGCATGACCTGCGGAACCTGCCCCGATGGGTACGCGACCACCGGTACCACGCAGGCTCCGTCAGTCTGTAAAGATGGAGATCCGACGCTGGTCCAGTGCGTGCCGCTGGGGGCCAATATGCTTCCTGTGTGCGGCTCCTGTCCCGAGGGTTATTCGGAGATCGGCAGTTCGTCGGTCCCCTCCCGTTGCGGCAATAAGGATGGGGGACGGTTGTCGCAATGTCAGTTGCAGAAAATGGAACAGAATCTTCCCGATCCTAGCCAAGGCGTAAAGACCTGTCCTCCTTATTGCGGGAGCGCAGGGCAACCTGGCCAGGGAGCCTTGCCGCCAGTCCCGCGTTTTCAGCAGGCTCCGGACACCAAGTAGATTTGCAGAAACTCCTATGACTGAGCGGTTGCTTGCACAGCGGACCACCGACGATGACCGCAGCATGGAAACCGTGCTCCGGCCGCAGTCCTTCAACGACTACGTCGGGCAAGAGCGGATGAAAGAGTCGCTGCGAATTTGCATCGATGCGGCCCTGCAGCGGGGTGAGGCGCTCGACCACACCATTTTTTACGGACCCCCAGGCCTTGGGAAGACGACGATCGCGCACATCATCGCCAAGGAAATGGGAGCGTCGCTCCGTTCAACCTCCGGGCTTGTACTGACTCATGCCGGCGA containing:
- a CDS encoding sulfurtransferase TusA family protein; the protein is MSPQDQLTIPEIKTSPIPPALLEEIETFEAEALRTMAGEVSNDLFKPFRLQYGIYGQRQPGVQMVRIKIPFGGISANQLRRVAELADRHATAVGHVTTRQDIQMHFVELKDVPTIMRGLAEVGLTTREACANTVRNVTACHLAGVCQGEVFDVTPYAKTIAYHLLRNPLNQSLPRKFKIALSGCKQDCALTPIHDVGLLAAKRADGTIGFRMVAGGGLGSAPRIAQVLREFTPMEELLPSIEAVIKVFDTLGNRKNRNKARMKFVIEKLGFDEFKRRWEAAYESMGYATPSHEPIKLLTYADEPVPLIMPTRNGSGPSSSNGSGSGIGHETPFEMWKRTNVVKQKQPGYVTAAIKLFMGDLTSEQMLGVADLAERYANGNIRTTINQNMVIRWIPESQIESLHADLVAQGLADPGAELVEDIIACPGTDTCGLGITSSKGLARALGEVFPAGRVPEDLSDVSIKISGCHNSCAQHHISTIGLHGVGKRLGEHVAPHYELHLGGQVDGTPKIGQMTVKLPAKSVPAALSHLVTVYRRDRLPKENLSAFIARAGKNKLKDELIPYTIVPAYKDDPTFYYDWEGEAEFILEDLGPGECAGGALEMIENGILEADQELYQAKLLVENHQYSVSVNKSYRAVLAAAKAMLVTEGLEPSTDSETFIEFDRRIAQKGVIPAQYRELNKKVGDLGPKDTTAESARDKMVFAKGFVDACRAATEQMGKDLKLAPAQETVAPVKAAVAAAPVVSAAPASTGAPVYDLRGVACPLNYVKTKLKLEMMDAGEKLEVWLDAGEPIKNVPMSLKNDGHLLLLQEALEPEAAHYRILVEKVEG
- a CDS encoding phosphoadenylyl-sulfate reductase yields the protein MSSGGSPEMVAELKRASDAFESQQPQDVLKDTIKRFAPKIVVACSFGAEDVVLVDMVHRIDPTIPLFYLDTDFLFPETYATRDRIIQQYALQPTQVIQVQSLLTPDQQAAQHGAALWSTEPDRCCQLRKVEPLTRVLKGYEAWITGIRRDQSPTRANAGLIEWDSKFQLVKVNPLARWTWADVWTYIKVYEVPYNPLHDQNYPSIGCTHCTAPVAPGEDPRAGRWKTFTKTECGLHKT
- the trpD gene encoding anthranilate phosphoribosyltransferase; the protein is MLIQDFIAKIAKGPRASKDLTWDESKQVMKLLIEGQATQAQIGAFLMAMRFKMESVSELAAFTAAARAYVAPLSIPKELAVVDVPSYAGKSETFHGLIAGAIVAASAGAAIVMHGYDGIPGRPGAAGVLKALGVPVDLDPKMAGEAVTKKGFVYLDIGMYHPPLYRFLEMRQEIGVRNLFHPIARLLNPSRAAAQVIGLSHPPHFEKTAEVLRMMGCPRALVIRGVEGDPELSVTAATRVLELRDERITPLGISPKDFGLALGTSRDMAGFPPGQQDKEAELLRRIIQNQIPGGPKDWVLMNAALLLYAAGKGATLPACLPMARVALESGAAGRKLDELVQAPLAAGKRG
- the cysD gene encoding sulfate adenylyltransferase subunit CysD produces the protein MNHLRQLEDQSVYILREAYKNFDNLGMLWSMGKDSTVLLWLARKAFFGQVPFPLLHVDTSYKIPAMIEYRDRIAREWRLDLVVGQNKEALAAGMNHTMGRVACCTALKTNGLKQLIEQKGYTGIILGVRADEEGTRAKERYFSPRDKHGDWDFRDQPPELWNQFKTTFPPGTHIRIHPLLDWTEINIWEYIKYENIPFMDLYLDKGEGTRYRSLGCAPCTTPIKSTAKTVDEIIDELRHTTVAERAGRAQDEGRGMELLRKDGYM
- a CDS encoding GTP-binding protein, whose amino-acid sequence is MDNQTQKPSESLNIVIVGHVDHGKSTLLGRLYADTGSLPDGKLEKVQAICRQQGKEFEYAFLFDAFLEEQEQGITIDTARTFFIWKGRQYIIIDAPGHKEFLKNMISGAARAEAALLLIDALEGVKEQSKKHGYLLSLLGVRQFAVVVNKMDLVGYRQDVFDGIEKEYREFLGQFKAVPECIIPVSAKLGDNIANRSTHMAWYTGPTVLDQLSRFKKEAARSEQPLRFPVQDVYKFDARRIVAGRITAGKLKVGDHLVFSPSNKRANIRSVEAFNIDPPLTEGYAGQSIGITLDEQIFVERGEIATHQDHLPSVSTAFRANLFWLGKRPLERGRKYQLRVANKEVDCEVATIHRIIDTMDLAQQQGSTTVNKNQVAELTLRTKTPVAFDLSASFEATGRFVLVDEYDIAGGGIVTELIHDDQEILREEARRRDFAWVKGEVGVEDRARQYGHRAAIVLFTGGRHTGKSLLARQLEGRLVADGRHAYLLDGENLRRGLDADLTDEERGQTDEMARRYGEVARLLIDTGLIVVSTTNPFGMHYKEAVQAIRTLVHPAPVIAVHMSKTSEEPPPNTDIVLSGPTDLDKASKQIMDELKKRGVLAQAIGAKPTFQYSI
- a CDS encoding Mrp/NBP35 family ATP-binding protein, whose product is MAADKDLKTILGKLKYSDDAKVVQQITEQTKQVHARMAGIKYKLAVMSGKGGVGKSMTTVNLALAFARQGAKVGLLDVDLNGPCVPRMLGLHGQSLKMTPQGAIPPVGPLGVKVASMDFFLDDASPVRWKGPMDVSPVWLGLMEMNVIREFLSDVIWGELDYLLADLPPGAAADKPPVIAGFIPDLAGAIVVTTPSEVASDVVQKSVTYARDMGIKVLGIVENMSEYRCPSCGEVNELFEGNTEAMCEALDLPLLGRVPFDRKIARTFDKGQPLLDETYPTIQRYQEIAGRIRTLLDYKKVLADKL
- a CDS encoding PCP reductase family protein codes for the protein MKFVCLNCETYMNFEKVEKPGEGSLGVFFGCPSCNAKFSMVTNPGETQMVSSLGVKLGGRTVAAEPFEMTRGTLKDEAQAGAGQMGAYLNEKIQGGQPVAASAATPEKAGEKASGGCPFSAMVAEMGLTGTGKPGNGTAPASSDFTWTADAKEKLDRLPAFVKPMVQSSVEAYARKNGFKSITLQVMDDSKTDSPNGMTWSREAEQRLENIPDFIRPMARKEIERVAKERGLVTITAQVMDETKDKFMKFM
- a CDS encoding YebC/PmpR family DNA-binding transcriptional regulator, whose product is MGGHSHWATIKRYKGAQDVKRGKVFTRIIREIAIAARTGGDPDSNPRLRLSIAKAKEANMPGDTIKKAIQRGTGELPGVAYEEYALEGYGPGGTAVLLEITSDNRNRTVAEIRNLFTKNHGNMAEAGAVAWQFHKKGLLTIDKGKADEDQLLTLALEAGAEDVKVGDKTFEVICGTHEFEAVKKALADAKIETTLAEITFIPQNTIRLEEKAAEQMLKLMEAMDEHDDVQKVHANFDISEEVMEKVAAAAAG